attcACTGACACCTTGTGtaagtatattttttaatattgGACATGGTTTTTGTAGTACATTTTCTCTTTTATCGAATTGAATTATTTGACCCTGTTCTATTACTCCTATATAATCAACATAATTCAATAAGTCTAATCTATGTGTAAAGATAATAGTTGTTTTATCcttcatatatttaattagtgctttatttataatattttctgATAGTTTATCTAGAGAAGATGTAGGTTCATctaatattaatattttattattcttaatTAAATTCTGTGctaaatatattctttgTTTTTGTCCACCTGATAAGGATGTGCCATTAACACCAACATTCATGTTGTCGTAATTAAAatgattttttaaaaattcatCAATATGTAAatcattataaatatttttcattttatcagaagataaattattctttatttctTCTTGTATCTTTTgtaattcttttaataaaaaagtatatatttcatatgtatatttcctatcatttttattaatatattcttcatggtcatatttattattaattgtattattaccatcgttattttctttttttatattttcattattcattatatttttaataagCCCTCCTTGATTCTCTTCTATTAATCTTATCTGATCTTTTAACATCTCCTCATATGCCTTATAAGGATACATCAAATTCTCACGCACAGTCAAgttaaataaaaatggGTCCTGAGTTATAACACCCACAATTGATCGTAACACTGCAgaattaattttatttattggAATATTTCCCACACAAATTTTGCCTGACCCGTTCAGgtcattttttttggtGAGTAAATTCAAAATGGTTGTTTTTCCACTACCACTTTTTCCAACAATAGCAACAGATTTGTTATGAGGTAAAAAGAATGAAACATTTTTCAAGGcaaattttttattacaattattatttatattatcattcacatttttatttatattatcattcacatttttatttatattatcatttacatttttatttatattttcctttatattatcgtatgaaaaagaaacatTATCAAATGTGATTGAGAAGTTATTACcttttaaaaaatcaaTGGATGTTTTATTCCaataattttgaaaattattatcaggcaaatttataatttgtaATACTTTTGAGCAGGAGCCTAAACATTTTTGTATATCTCCAATGGCATGCATCATTCCTTGTATGCCACTACCACAAAACAATGAATACATTATGAGTGAAAATAAGTCTCCtgtatttataaatttatgtgctattaaataattaccataatatattaaatgtaataaaaataaagagataatactaaaaaataaaaaatggTTCCCAGATTTTACTAATGAATGTTTTTTTCctattttatatacatcttctaaataatttataaattcttttttttcatatgaCTCACCATTTAATAAACGTACGTTACtaatattatgaatttTTTCTGAAGCAAAATCAATACATGAACTAAGTTTTTCTTGTTTTAAAAcacttattttttttacaaattTTGCATATGATGTACCTATTAATAAACAACCAGAAACAGGTAATAGAAACGATTGAAATAAATTTCTTGGAGATATATGTAAGGCACATATACCACCTATTAATGCTGATATAAAATTTCTTATACCAAATGataaatgtattaaaaatttagaTGATATTTCTATATCATTAGATAATCTATTTATTAATTCTCCtgttttttgtttattaaaaaaatctACATCTTGATTTAATActttttcaaaaaaatgTGTTCTTAATCTTCttgttattttttcaatagatgtttctataaaatatattctaaAGAAACTGAAAGTAGATATACCTAATATTAATAACACAGTTTTATAAATTTCATTtgttaaatattttaatgatTCTTCTTTGCCACcatacatatttattattctaCTTATACACATTGGGAATACCATTTGTCCTAAGGAAGATATTATTAAGCAAAACATAGCAAACCCTAAATATTtcctttctttttttaaaatattaaataaatctTTTAATGACGATACATTGTTACtattacttttattattatcattattactactattattattactattactattactattattattactattattattattgttggTGGTGGTATTATTTCCACCTATCCTTTTTGCAAACACTTCATTaaatttatcttttatattatcaataatCGATTTTTTATCTGTATGAAATAAATAGGACCTAAAGCATCTTTTATTCGcataattatttatcatattattaaatatattttttcccCTCTTTCTCATAattgaatattttatattactattattatcaccatccttattattaatatttttatatatacccatacttttataataacatgTCATTCTTCCACTTTTATggtttaaaaaaaaaaaatctcTTCCTCCTGACACAGAATATTTCTTATAAGTgtgtatattatttattcccacattattataaaataatgcATTTCCatgatttttataattGCTTACATTTCTTACATTCTTTCCAAACAAAAAAGAACcattattgttattattaattatataatagtaGTTTATCAGATGCCgttttattatcattacGTATGTATTCTGTTGTATATTGAATGTAACAAAATAGaaaagttatatatatctgccatggtaaataaataaatatatatatatatatatatatatatatatatatatatatatatatgtatatatattttatttattcatatgtacctctttttatgtatattaattttttacttttggagaaaaaaatttaattatttcttcttATCAATTTTACCCCccaaaagaaaaagatatatacatatataaattataataaatattatacaaaatatttactAAGGGCGaactatatatatcatattatataatttattttatcgGATGGCcaaaaaaaaggaaaaaaaaaattaaacacatatatatgataaatatataaatatatatatattcatttacatttaggaattaaaataaaaaaaaggaagaaaaaaaaaaaaaaaaacacaaTTTAGAAGACAATccataaaattattttttttatctatttAATCGATGAACTAatattgtaataatatattattgtatggatatatatcataaaaaaatatttaatatatgtgttgtacaatttttttttttttttttttgaaacTATAACATAattgttaatataaaataatatg
This region of Plasmodium gaboni strain SY75 chromosome 12, whole genome shotgun sequence genomic DNA includes:
- a CDS encoding putative ABC transporter, (TAP family), which translates into the protein MIIKRHLINYYYIINNNNNGSFLFGKNVRNVSNYKNHGNALFYNNVGINNIHTYKKYSVSGGRDFFFLNHKSGRMTCYYKSMGIYKNINNKDGDNNSNIKYSIMRKRGKNIFNNMINNYANKRCFRSYLFHTDKKSIIDNIKDKFNEVFAKRIGGNNTTTNNNNNSNNNSNSNSNNNSSNNDNNKSNSNNVSSLKDLFNILKKERKYLGFAMFCLIISSLGQMVFPMCISRIINMYGGKEESLKYLTNEIYKTVLLILGISTFSFFRIYFIETSIEKITRRLRTHFFEKVLNQDVDFFNKQKTGELINRLSNDIEISSKFLIHLSFGIRNFISALIGGICALHISPRNLFQSFLLPVSGCLLIGTSYAKFVKKISVLKQEKLSSCIDFASEKIHNISNVRLLNGESYEKKEFINYLEDVYKIGKKHSLVKSGNHFLFFSIISLFLLHLIYYGNYLIAHKFINTGDLFSLIMYSLFCGSGIQGMMHAIGDIQKCLGSCSKVLQIINLPDNNFQNYWNKTSIDFLKGNNFSITFDNVSFSYDNIKENINKNVNDNINKNVNDNINKNVNDNINNNCNKKFALKNVSFFLPHNKSVAIVGKSGSGKTTILNLLTKKNDLNGSGKICVGNIPINKINSAVLRSIVGVITQDPFLFNLTVRENLMYPYKAYEEMLKDQIRLIEENQGGLIKNIMNNENIKKENNDGNNTINNKYDHEEYINKNDRKYTYEIYTFLLKELQKIQEEIKNNLSSDKMKNIYNDLHIDEFLKNHFNYDNMNVGVNGTSLSGGQKQRIYLAQNLIKNNKILILDEPTSSLDKLSENIINKALIKYMKDKTTIIFTHRLDLLNYVDYIGVIEQGQIIQFDKRENVLQKPCPILKNILTQGVSE